In one Nicotiana sylvestris chromosome 8, ASM39365v2, whole genome shotgun sequence genomic region, the following are encoded:
- the LOC138875975 gene encoding uncharacterized protein: MANTSWVAKHFKDKIINQPDIKLRKLQDLNRIKYGVYVGKSICVRAKHQVMGQYLGDYKQEFARIYDYADMLRSTNPGSTVVVKTSKETIPGKEVFVGIYICLHACKVGWLEGCRNVIGFDGEFLKGMCKGELLSCIGKDGNNQMYPAAWAVVEKKTKHRWSWFFRRLMHDLQLTESQSEGLTIISDMQKGLFASVSELLPNAEHKMCAKHIWSNWKQKWKGEERRKKFWACARASFEAYLKAKIDELAKLGDSKIIEDLLRYPKIMLV, from the exons ATGGCTAATACATCATGGGTAGCTAAACATTTCAAGGACAAGATTATCAACCAACCTGACATAAAGCTTAGGAAGTTGCAGGATTTGAATAGGATAAAGTATGGTGTGTATGTGGGAAAATCCATATGTGTTAGGGCTAAACATCAGGTCATGGGTCAGTATCTTGGTGATTACAAGCAGGAGTTTGCTAGAATATATGATTATGCTGACATGTTGAGGTCTACAAATCCTGGCAGCACTGTTGTTGTGAAGACCTCCAAGGAGACAATACCTGGTAAAGAGGTGTTTGTCGGTATCTATATTTGTTTACATGCTTGCAAAGTTGGTTGGTTGGAAGGATGTAGAAATGTTATTGGCTTTGATGGAGAATTTCTTAAGGGTATGTGTAAGGGTGAGCTACTATCATGCATTGGTAAAGATGGTAACAACCAAATGTACCCTGCTGCCTGGGCAGTGGTTGAAAAGAAGACAAAGCACAGATGGTCATGGTTTTTTAGGCGCCTAATGCATGATCTGCAACTCACAGAATCCCAAAGTGAGGGGCTGACCATCATTTCTGATATGCAGAAG GGACTTTTTGCATCTGTTTCTGAGTTGTTGCCAAATGCTGAGCATAAAATGTGTGCAAAACACATATGGAGCAATTGGAAACAAAAGTGGAAAGGAGAGGAAAGAAGGAAAAAGTTCTGGGCCTGTGCAAGGGCTTCATTTGAAGCATATTTGAAGGCTAAGATAGATGAGCTGGCAAAATTAGGTGATAGTAAGATCATTGAGGACTTGTTGAGATACCCAAAAATAATGTTGGTGTAG